The Neodiprion fabricii isolate iyNeoFabr1 chromosome 4, iyNeoFabr1.1, whole genome shotgun sequence genome window below encodes:
- the LOC124180107 gene encoding uncharacterized protein LOC124180107 has product MQRFVLLAIVGFCLAAYATADDLRLGEREDGDVLVASRRLFRFPVPGKSMVAKSGFNTEGRITAVSAVNAPGKAATINVVKGGVGTRTIVVSAVGELGTGLDVQLDVYAVEDKAANAHNRVILF; this is encoded by the exons ATGCAGAGATTCGTTCTACTAGCCATCGTGGGATTCTGCCTCGCCGCCTACGCCACGGCCGATGATCTCAGGCTCGGAGAGCGTGAGGATGGAGACGTTCTCGTGGCGAGCAGACGTTTGTTCAGG TTCCCTGTTCCTGGGAAATCCATGGTTGCTAAGTCAGGGTTCAATACCGAGGGCAGAATTACCGCAGTATCAGCAGTGAACGCCCCAGGGAAGGCAGCGACGATCAACGTGGTCAAAGGAGGCGTTGGTACCAGAACTATTGTAGTCTCAGCCGTTGGTGAATTGGGTACTGGATTGGATGTACAGCTTGACGTTTACGCCGTAGAAGATAAAGCTGCGAACGCGCATAACAGAGTTATTCTTTTTTGA